The following are encoded together in the Bacillus cereus group sp. RP43 genome:
- the tkt gene encoding transketolase: MSHSIEQLSINTIRTLSIDAIEKANSGHPGMPMGAAPMAYTLWTQFMKHNPNNPTWFNRDRFVLSAGHGSMLLYSLLHLSGYDLTMDDLKNFRQWGSKTPGHPEYGHTAGVDATTGPLGQGIATAVGMAMAERHLAAKYNRDAYNVVDHHTYAICGDGDLMEGVSAEASSLAAHLQLGRLVVLYDSNDISLDGDLNRSFSESVEDRYTAYGWQVIRVEDGNDIEAIAKAIEEAKADEKRPTLIEVRTTIGFGSPNKSGKSASHGSPLGVDETKLTKEAYAWTAEQDFHVAEEVYDNFRKTVQDVGETAQAAWNTMLGEYAQAYPELANELQAAMNGLLPEGWEQSLPTYELGSKAATRNSSGAVINAIAESVPSFFGGSADLAGSNKTYMNNEKDFTRADYSGKNIWYGVREFAMGAAMNGIALHGGLKTYGGTFFVFSDYLRPAIRLAALMQLPVTYVFTHDSIAVGEDGPTHEPVEQLAALRAMPNVSVIRPADGNESVAAWRLALESTKTPTALVLTRQDLPTLEGAKDDTYEKVAKGAYVVSASKKETADVILIATGSEVSLAIEAQKALAADGVDAAVVSMPSMDRFEAQTAEYKESVLPKAVTKRFAIEMGATIGWHRYVGLDGDVLGIDTFGASAPGEKIMEEYGFTVENVVRKVKEML, translated from the coding sequence ATGTCACATTCAATCGAACAACTTTCTATCAACACGATTCGCACATTATCCATTGATGCGATTGAAAAAGCAAACTCTGGTCACCCAGGAATGCCAATGGGTGCAGCACCAATGGCTTATACATTATGGACTCAATTTATGAAACACAATCCAAATAACCCAACGTGGTTTAACCGCGATCGTTTCGTATTATCTGCAGGTCATGGTTCAATGTTACTATACAGCCTACTTCATCTATCTGGTTATGACTTAACAATGGATGATTTAAAGAACTTCCGTCAATGGGGAAGCAAAACTCCAGGACACCCTGAGTATGGTCACACAGCAGGTGTAGACGCAACTACTGGTCCACTTGGACAAGGTATTGCAACTGCTGTAGGTATGGCAATGGCTGAAAGACACTTAGCGGCTAAATATAACCGTGATGCGTATAATGTAGTAGATCATCATACATACGCTATTTGTGGTGATGGAGATTTAATGGAAGGCGTTTCTGCTGAAGCATCTTCATTAGCTGCTCATTTACAATTAGGTCGTCTTGTTGTGTTATACGATTCAAACGATATTTCATTAGATGGCGATTTAAATCGTTCATTCTCTGAAAGTGTAGAAGATCGTTATACAGCATACGGATGGCAAGTAATCCGTGTTGAGGATGGAAACGATATTGAAGCAATCGCAAAAGCAATTGAAGAAGCGAAAGCTGACGAAAAACGCCCAACGCTAATTGAAGTAAGAACGACAATTGGTTTCGGTTCTCCAAACAAATCAGGAAAATCAGCTTCACACGGTTCTCCACTTGGTGTAGACGAAACAAAATTAACGAAAGAAGCATACGCTTGGACTGCTGAACAAGACTTCCATGTAGCAGAAGAAGTATATGACAACTTCCGTAAAACAGTACAAGATGTTGGTGAGACTGCACAAGCTGCGTGGAACACGATGCTCGGTGAATATGCACAAGCATATCCAGAATTAGCAAACGAACTGCAAGCAGCAATGAACGGTCTTCTTCCAGAAGGTTGGGAACAAAGCTTACCAACTTATGAATTAGGATCAAAAGCAGCAACACGTAATTCTTCAGGTGCTGTAATTAATGCAATTGCAGAGTCTGTACCATCATTCTTCGGTGGATCTGCTGACCTTGCTGGTTCTAACAAAACATACATGAATAACGAAAAAGACTTTACAAGAGCTGATTACAGCGGTAAAAACATTTGGTACGGTGTACGTGAGTTCGCAATGGGTGCAGCAATGAACGGTATCGCACTACATGGCGGTTTAAAAACTTACGGTGGTACGTTCTTCGTATTCTCTGACTACTTACGTCCAGCAATTCGCCTTGCAGCATTAATGCAATTGCCTGTAACGTATGTATTCACACATGATAGTATCGCTGTTGGTGAAGATGGTCCAACACATGAGCCAGTTGAACAATTAGCAGCACTTCGTGCGATGCCAAACGTTTCTGTTATTCGTCCAGCAGACGGTAACGAATCAGTTGCAGCTTGGAGACTAGCTCTAGAATCTACAAAAACACCAACTGCATTAGTGTTAACTCGTCAAGATCTTCCAACATTAGAAGGTGCAAAAGACGATACTTATGAAAAAGTAGCAAAAGGTGCATATGTAGTTTCTGCAAGCAAGAAAGAAACTGCTGATGTAATCTTAATTGCAACTGGATCTGAAGTAAGCTTAGCAATCGAAGCGCAAAAAGCTCTAGCAGCAGACGGCGTTGATGCAGCTGTTGTTAGCATGCCATCTATGGATCGCTTCGAAGCTCAAACTGCTGAGTACAAAGAATCTGTACTACCAAAAGCAGTAACGAAACGTTTCGCAATTGAAATGGGTGCTACAATTGGATGGCACCGTTACGTAGGTCTTGATGGAGATGTACTAGGTATTGACACATTCGGTGCTTCTGCTCCTGGTGAGAAAATTATGGAAGAGTATGGATTTACTGTAGAGAACGTTGTTCGTAAAGTAAAAGAAATGCTTTAA
- the sirA gene encoding sporulation inhibitor of replication protein SirA: MKTYELYLIQEDIAKAYFGREYLFFDLFARFSESGSLSEKKVLYKQMTYITMPLQVMKLHHKLEQALRVLGKYERTNHIHTLYTGAEYGEIMVKPQYIRMNTSGNVSMETTFFEVLRKCELTFLAMDYENKKYGWLNPLKQVRTYV, from the coding sequence ATGAAAACGTATGAATTGTATTTAATTCAAGAGGATATTGCGAAAGCTTACTTTGGTCGTGAATATTTGTTTTTTGATTTATTTGCTCGATTTTCAGAATCTGGGTCCCTTTCGGAGAAGAAAGTATTATATAAACAAATGACGTATATTACGATGCCGTTACAAGTAATGAAACTTCATCATAAATTAGAACAAGCTTTGCGTGTTCTTGGCAAATATGAAAGAACAAATCATATTCATACGCTTTATACAGGAGCTGAATACGGCGAAATAATGGTGAAACCACAATATATTCGAATGAATACTTCTGGAAATGTATCCATGGAAACAACTTTCTTTGAGGTGCTTAGAAAGTGTGAGTTAACATTTTTAGCGATGGATTATGAAAATAAAAAGTACGGTTGGTTAAACCCTCTCAAACAAGTACGAACATATGTGTAA
- a CDS encoding YneF family protein, with translation MPMWLGILVGVVALVAGVALGFFIARKYMMNYLQKNPPINEQMLKMMMMQMGQKPSQKKINQMMSAMNKQQTK, from the coding sequence ATGCCAATGTGGTTAGGTATTCTAGTGGGCGTAGTAGCACTAGTAGCAGGCGTGGCGTTAGGATTTTTCATTGCCCGCAAATACATGATGAATTACTTACAAAAAAATCCACCAATTAACGAACAAATGTTAAAAATGATGATGATGCAAATGGGACAAAAACCTTCCCAAAAGAAAATCAATCAAATGATGAGCGCGATGAACAAGCAACAAACAAAATAA
- a CDS encoding ABC transporter transmembrane domain-containing protein: MKVFLNLAWFFKQEKRAYIIGIIMLFGVALLELVAPRVLGIVVDEINNGTLTSEKLLNWVILLVVVGITMYILRYLWRIMIFGSSLKLARQLRKNLYEHFTKMSPSFYQSRRTGDLMAHATNDIQAIQQTAGAGVLTLVDSLAVGGCVLVAMGFTISWKLTLLSLIPMPIVAISTNYYGTLLHRRFHKAQQSFSEINDKVQESMSGMKVIRSLGQEKEDLQSFRKKSEDVVHKNMLVARIDSLFDPTIALIVGFSFLIAICYGSLLVVRGELTVGELVTFTTYLGTLVWPMLAFGWLFNIMERGRASYDRVEKILSQTSDVVNKEDAIHAIASGDVSFAVDSFSYKKNELLNLKDIYFNLRKGETLGIVGRTGAGKTTLLKCLIREYDHFNGELKVGERDIRDLTLHGVRSAISYVPQDHFLFSASVGENIAFGKADATYKEINRAAEIACIHNDIIQFSEGYETVVGERGVSLSGGQKQRISIARALLTNAEILILDDCLSAVDAKTEETILTALKRERAEKTTIITAHRLSAIQHANLILVIDEGKVMQRGTHEQLMNENGWYKEMYESQQLEALVEKGGV, translated from the coding sequence ATGAAAGTGTTTTTGAATTTAGCTTGGTTTTTTAAACAAGAAAAACGAGCGTACATAATCGGAATTATTATGTTATTTGGTGTGGCGCTTCTTGAACTTGTAGCGCCAAGAGTACTAGGCATTGTAGTAGATGAAATTAATAATGGAACATTAACGTCTGAAAAATTGTTGAACTGGGTTATTCTATTAGTAGTTGTAGGAATTACGATGTATATATTACGTTACTTATGGCGTATTATGATTTTTGGATCTTCTTTAAAACTAGCTCGTCAACTCCGAAAGAATTTATATGAACATTTTACAAAGATGAGCCCATCCTTTTATCAATCACGTCGTACGGGCGATTTGATGGCACATGCGACAAATGATATTCAGGCGATTCAACAAACTGCTGGGGCAGGTGTGTTAACGCTCGTTGATTCATTAGCTGTTGGAGGATGTGTACTCGTAGCGATGGGGTTTACAATTAGCTGGAAGTTAACGCTGTTAAGTTTAATTCCGATGCCAATTGTAGCTATTTCTACAAATTATTATGGAACTTTATTGCATAGAAGATTTCATAAAGCACAGCAATCGTTTTCTGAAATCAATGATAAAGTACAAGAAAGTATGAGTGGGATGAAGGTAATTCGCTCACTTGGACAAGAGAAAGAGGATTTACAATCGTTTCGGAAGAAATCGGAAGATGTCGTACATAAAAATATGCTAGTCGCACGTATTGACTCGTTATTCGATCCAACGATTGCCCTAATTGTCGGATTTTCATTTTTAATCGCAATTTGTTACGGATCATTATTAGTTGTACGGGGCGAATTAACTGTAGGAGAATTAGTAACATTTACAACATACTTAGGGACTCTTGTATGGCCAATGTTAGCTTTTGGATGGCTATTTAATATTATGGAGCGTGGACGTGCTTCGTATGATCGTGTGGAGAAAATACTTTCACAGACTTCGGATGTAGTGAATAAGGAAGATGCTATACATGCTATAGCAAGTGGTGATGTTTCGTTTGCTGTTGATTCGTTTTCTTATAAAAAGAATGAACTATTAAACTTAAAAGATATTTACTTTAACTTAAGAAAAGGTGAAACGTTAGGAATTGTAGGGCGTACCGGTGCAGGGAAGACGACGTTATTAAAATGTTTAATTCGCGAGTATGACCACTTTAATGGTGAATTAAAAGTTGGTGAGCGGGATATTCGAGATTTAACACTTCACGGTGTACGCTCTGCAATTTCATACGTACCGCAAGATCATTTTTTATTTTCAGCGAGTGTTGGGGAGAACATTGCTTTTGGAAAGGCTGATGCTACATATAAAGAAATTAACAGGGCTGCTGAGATTGCTTGTATTCATAATGATATTATTCAATTTTCGGAAGGATATGAAACGGTAGTGGGTGAAAGAGGGGTTTCGCTATCAGGAGGCCAAAAACAGCGAATTTCAATTGCACGTGCGTTATTAACGAATGCTGAAATTTTAATTTTAGATGATTGTTTATCAGCTGTAGATGCAAAAACAGAAGAAACTATATTAACTGCATTGAAACGAGAAAGAGCAGAAAAAACGACGATTATTACTGCGCACCGTTTAAGTGCGATTCAGCATGCAAATCTTATTCTTGTTATTGATGAAGGTAAGGTTATGCAGCGTGGAACACATGAACAACTAATGAACGAAAATGGTTGGTATAAAGAAATGTATGAAAGCCAGCAGTTAGAGGCGTTGGTAGAGAAAGGAGGCGTATGA
- a CDS encoding ABC transporter ATP-binding protein, which produces MAEKKRSDLRRLLSYMRPYKGLLALAFLFLVGATVTEMMGPFLIKQFLDEHLVPRNFEQSALVTLFVVYIIAHLLKVLFTYLDLLYFQNIAFKIVQDMRVEVYEHVQKLSLSFFDRTPIGTLVSRITNDTEAIKDFYVSVLSTFVKNVVFLVGILVAMFLLDVKLALFSLILIPIMFAIMVLYRRKSAAFYLEVRNQLSVLNAKLNESIQGMNIVQVFRQEKRMRKEFEEVNNKHYSAGRRTLKLDALLLRPATDLVHIVAIALVLGLFGIDALKSPVEVGVLYAFVNYIHRFFQPVNEMMMKLSFFQQALVSSSRVFHLMDDKDLAPVQIGSENPQVVNGEIQFKDVTFSYDGKRDVLKNVSFHVKPGQTVAFVGHTGSGKSTIMNLLMRFYNIKSGNIVIDGVGLEKFEEQEIRKKIGLVLQDAFLFTGNVKQNIRMYNEEITDEEIEEAARFVQANTFIEKLPEKYDTEVVERGAAFSSGQRQLIAFARTIATNPKVLVLDEATANIDTETEEAIQTALQQMRKGRTTIAIAHRLSTIQDADQIFVMHEGEIIERGTHQELLSKQGLYYNMYLLQNKGSLQKAL; this is translated from the coding sequence ATGGCTGAGAAAAAGCGGAGTGATTTAAGGCGATTGCTTTCTTATATGAGACCATATAAAGGGTTATTAGCGTTAGCATTTTTATTTCTAGTTGGTGCAACTGTAACTGAAATGATGGGTCCTTTTTTAATTAAACAATTTCTTGATGAACACTTAGTACCACGTAACTTTGAACAATCAGCACTTGTTACTCTATTTGTAGTGTATATTATTGCTCACTTATTAAAAGTATTATTTACGTATTTAGACTTATTGTACTTTCAAAATATCGCTTTTAAGATTGTTCAAGATATGCGAGTTGAAGTGTATGAACATGTTCAAAAATTGTCATTAAGTTTCTTTGATCGTACGCCGATTGGTACACTTGTATCTCGTATAACGAATGATACGGAAGCGATTAAGGATTTTTATGTTAGTGTACTATCAACATTCGTGAAAAATGTAGTCTTTTTAGTAGGGATTTTAGTAGCGATGTTTTTACTAGATGTAAAATTAGCGCTATTTTCGCTCATATTAATTCCAATTATGTTTGCGATTATGGTGCTGTATCGCCGGAAAAGTGCAGCTTTTTATTTAGAGGTACGTAATCAACTGAGTGTATTAAATGCAAAGTTAAATGAGTCCATTCAAGGGATGAATATTGTTCAAGTGTTCCGGCAAGAAAAGCGGATGAGAAAAGAGTTTGAAGAAGTGAACAACAAGCATTATAGTGCTGGACGTCGTACATTGAAATTAGATGCATTACTTTTACGTCCAGCAACAGATCTTGTTCATATTGTAGCAATTGCGTTAGTTCTTGGTTTATTTGGAATTGACGCTTTAAAGAGTCCTGTTGAAGTAGGGGTTTTATATGCTTTTGTTAACTATATACATCGTTTCTTCCAGCCGGTAAATGAGATGATGATGAAACTATCTTTCTTCCAACAAGCGCTCGTTTCATCATCGCGTGTATTTCATTTAATGGACGATAAAGATTTAGCTCCTGTTCAAATCGGGAGTGAAAATCCACAAGTAGTTAACGGGGAAATTCAGTTTAAAGATGTTACTTTTTCATATGATGGAAAGCGTGACGTTTTAAAAAATGTATCTTTTCACGTAAAGCCAGGGCAAACGGTTGCTTTCGTTGGACACACTGGTAGTGGTAAGAGTACAATTATGAATTTATTAATGAGATTTTACAATATTAAATCAGGTAATATTGTAATAGACGGAGTGGGTTTAGAGAAGTTTGAAGAACAAGAAATTCGAAAGAAAATTGGTCTTGTGCTGCAAGATGCATTTTTATTTACTGGAAATGTAAAGCAAAACATTCGTATGTATAATGAAGAGATAACGGATGAAGAGATAGAAGAAGCAGCGCGATTTGTGCAAGCGAATACGTTTATTGAAAAATTACCAGAGAAATACGATACAGAAGTAGTCGAAAGAGGAGCTGCGTTTTCTAGTGGTCAAAGGCAATTAATTGCTTTTGCTAGAACGATAGCAACTAATCCGAAAGTATTAGTGCTAGATGAAGCGACGGCAAATATTGATACAGAAACAGAGGAGGCTATCCAAACGGCATTGCAGCAAATGCGAAAAGGTAGAACAACGATAGCGATTGCACACAGATTGTCTACAATCCAAGATGCGGATCAAATATTTGTTATGCATGAAGGGGAAATCATAGAAAGAGGTACACATCAAGAGTTGCTTAGTAAACAAGGACTTTACTACAATATGTACTTACTACAAAATAAAGGGAGTTTACAAAAGGCCTTGTGA
- a CDS encoding GH25 family lysozyme, translating into MQNRSSSNITFIDVSHWEGSIDWNAVKSSGISAAYAKATEGVNYIDPTFVQNVQAARNANVLIGAYHFAHPEQNDAISEAKYFVNILQSNQTDLIPVLDLESPTDTSNSSLTGATISNWARSFVNYVKQATGKNVMLYTGVWYINEFGISGLSDIPLWISRYSSIPPADAGGWTEWTAWQYTDSGQISGVGNCDVSAAVSLEALQGNGASGGGNVPTPNNATPVYGVAVINGDNVNLRSGPSLQSSVIRQLNRGESYEVWGEQDGWLCLGTNQWVYNDSSYIQYKHYVATITGDNVNMRDAPSLNGNVIRQLHHGESYRVWSKQDGWLCLGTNQWVYYDSSYIQYGVQ; encoded by the coding sequence ATGCAAAATAGATCCAGTTCAAATATTACGTTTATCGATGTGTCTCATTGGGAAGGAAGCATCGACTGGAATGCTGTGAAGTCATCTGGCATTTCAGCGGCGTATGCAAAAGCGACGGAAGGTGTGAACTATATTGACCCTACTTTCGTTCAAAATGTACAAGCTGCGAGAAATGCGAATGTATTAATTGGTGCATATCATTTTGCGCACCCAGAACAAAATGATGCCATTTCAGAAGCGAAATATTTTGTGAATATCTTACAGAGTAATCAGACGGACTTAATTCCTGTTTTAGATTTAGAATCGCCAACGGATACTAGCAATAGTAGTTTAACGGGTGCGACTATATCGAATTGGGCAAGAAGTTTCGTAAATTATGTGAAACAAGCTACTGGGAAAAATGTAATGTTATATACAGGAGTTTGGTATATTAATGAATTTGGAATTAGCGGGTTAAGTGACATTCCACTATGGATTTCCAGATATTCTAGTATACCGCCTGCTGATGCTGGTGGATGGACAGAGTGGACAGCATGGCAGTACACAGATTCTGGGCAAATTTCAGGTGTAGGAAATTGTGATGTATCAGCAGCTGTTTCATTAGAAGCTTTACAAGGAAATGGAGCAAGTGGTGGAGGTAATGTTCCCACGCCTAATAATGCGACTCCAGTATACGGAGTTGCTGTAATTAATGGAGATAATGTGAATTTACGAAGTGGACCATCTTTACAGTCTAGTGTAATTCGCCAATTGAATCGTGGCGAATCATATGAAGTTTGGGGAGAACAAGATGGATGGCTCTGTTTAGGGACAAATCAGTGGGTATATAATGATTCAAGTTATATTCAGTATAAACATTATGTGGCAACTATTACTGGCGATAATGTGAATATGCGAGACGCTCCATCATTAAACGGGAATGTTATAAGACAGTTACATCATGGTGAATCATATCGAGTATGGAGTAAGCAAGATGGATGGCTTTGCTTAGGGACAAATCAATGGGTATACTATGATTCAAGTTATATTCAGTATGGTGTACAATAA
- a CDS encoding NERD domain-containing protein yields MEYVLMGGILILLAAVFVLFYKNKQLESESQQVEFEKKQAIETYESEIAATITEHKEKQDTLKNMEQKKYNDLQVNTARELENMRMMKNQLAVQHSKERSEMQDKHTNEIHMFQNLIADLREYAKNGAEVNAHETLHYMKRGFVEQGIILEEEFHIIPNVFMRSNKYRDKHDINDNRIHHLILCKTGIYLLETKEWTGTLIHGLTRKNAGIYSFMIEEIGKYQHEIEKEETFEFITDGTSLTLQVRNEGNPAYKAKILSQTLYNCLEEMQVDIVKGKVKPIVYFENESGKEVIDLSNEELPRFKDREQIVTFFRNEVLTSEVLYTARELKKIRDMIGQMNYVAK; encoded by the coding sequence ATGGAGTATGTGCTAATGGGTGGAATTTTAATATTATTAGCTGCAGTGTTTGTACTGTTTTATAAAAATAAGCAGTTAGAATCAGAGAGTCAGCAAGTAGAGTTTGAAAAGAAACAAGCGATTGAAACGTATGAAAGTGAGATTGCAGCTACGATTACGGAGCATAAAGAAAAACAAGATACTTTAAAGAATATGGAACAGAAAAAATATAATGATTTACAAGTGAATACAGCTAGAGAACTTGAAAATATGCGTATGATGAAAAATCAATTGGCAGTTCAACATAGTAAAGAACGTAGTGAAATGCAAGATAAGCATACTAATGAAATACATATGTTTCAAAATTTAATTGCGGATTTACGAGAATATGCCAAAAATGGTGCTGAAGTGAATGCGCATGAAACATTACATTATATGAAGAGAGGTTTCGTGGAGCAAGGAATAATACTAGAAGAAGAGTTTCATATTATACCGAACGTTTTTATGAGAAGTAACAAATATAGAGATAAACATGACATAAACGATAATCGAATCCATCACCTCATCTTATGTAAAACTGGTATTTATCTACTTGAGACGAAAGAATGGACGGGGACATTAATTCATGGTTTAACGAGAAAAAATGCTGGTATATATTCATTTATGATTGAGGAAATTGGTAAGTATCAACATGAAATTGAAAAAGAAGAGACGTTTGAATTTATTACGGATGGAACTTCATTAACTTTGCAAGTAAGAAATGAAGGGAATCCAGCGTATAAAGCGAAAATACTATCTCAAACTTTATATAATTGTTTGGAAGAAATGCAAGTAGATATTGTAAAGGGAAAAGTAAAACCGATTGTATATTTTGAAAATGAAAGTGGAAAAGAAGTTATTGATCTTTCTAATGAAGAATTGCCGAGATTTAAAGATAGAGAGCAAATTGTAACGTTTTTCAGAAATGAAGTTTTAACAAGTGAAGTACTATATACAGCACGAGAACTAAAAAAGATTAGAGATATGATTGGCCAGATGAATTATGTTGCGAAGTGA
- a CDS encoding S-layer homology domain-containing protein, with translation MKKEFYNVLAASIIFSMVTIPSFSYADTVEKTVTISTDEQALKSIESHMKDEDGRGESKGITNEVQGDFFVHIIGSASLFDSAELQKATGVQLSNQVVKAEKRKGNAYYVQTESGAGWIQSSEGNVEVKEVYHLANEKLVINEETATYSAPFNSYKDEKVLQPQTIIAIGQAGEWFQVQIDNEVKWIYSPSAKFEGTKASLIQSTTPTRTKREAVMYAAPSAEKTTDIYGVPLKEMIVPTGNENIRPGYAMKPKYITIHETDNYSVGANARNHAQYLYSQATGTTDRSASWHFTVDDKEIYQHLPLNENAWHAGDGAEGTGNRESIAIEIAVNQDGDYNKAVENARKLAAYLMGELNVPLENVKKHQFWSGKNCPAIMIKNNAWEPFLQGTKAYYDANHKDDITGGWYEADIRELDKRGIMVGDGKGSYWPERLVTRGEFANLVSRSLQLPEGKSNFKDLNTAHPSLVDGINRAASAGIISGRGNDIFAPNDTIKRDEAVIMIDRALQYKNIKGNLVPLPFTDQNLAYDKQAVQRVYGLGIVKGNENNEFMPKGSATRGESAAFINRMLKVIEK, from the coding sequence ATGAAAAAAGAATTTTATAATGTTTTAGCTGCATCAATTATATTTAGTATGGTAACGATTCCAAGTTTTTCCTATGCAGACACAGTAGAAAAGACCGTAACAATTTCAACAGACGAGCAAGCATTAAAAAGTATTGAAAGCCATATGAAAGATGAAGATGGACGTGGAGAGAGCAAAGGAATAACAAATGAAGTACAAGGAGATTTTTTTGTACATATAATAGGTTCAGCATCTTTATTTGATTCTGCTGAGTTACAAAAAGCGACAGGTGTTCAGCTTTCTAATCAAGTAGTAAAAGCCGAAAAACGAAAAGGAAACGCTTACTATGTGCAAACAGAATCTGGAGCTGGGTGGATACAAAGTAGTGAAGGAAATGTAGAGGTTAAGGAAGTTTATCACTTGGCAAACGAAAAATTAGTAATTAATGAAGAGACAGCTACATATTCCGCACCATTTAATTCATATAAAGACGAGAAAGTGTTACAACCGCAAACAATTATTGCAATTGGGCAAGCTGGAGAGTGGTTCCAAGTCCAAATAGATAATGAGGTGAAATGGATCTATTCACCTTCAGCAAAATTTGAAGGTACAAAAGCATCTCTTATTCAAAGTACAACCCCAACTCGTACGAAACGTGAAGCGGTTATGTATGCAGCGCCATCAGCAGAGAAAACAACGGATATTTACGGTGTACCATTAAAGGAAATGATTGTACCAACAGGAAATGAAAATATTCGTCCAGGTTATGCGATGAAACCAAAATACATTACAATTCATGAGACGGATAATTATAGTGTTGGAGCAAATGCTAGAAACCATGCACAATATTTATACAGCCAAGCAACAGGAACGACTGATCGTTCAGCATCTTGGCATTTTACAGTAGATGATAAAGAAATTTATCAACATCTACCATTAAATGAAAATGCTTGGCATGCTGGAGATGGAGCAGAAGGAACTGGTAACAGAGAATCAATTGCAATTGAAATTGCTGTCAACCAAGATGGTGATTATAATAAAGCTGTGGAAAATGCTCGCAAACTAGCAGCCTATTTAATGGGGGAGTTAAATGTTCCTTTAGAAAATGTGAAAAAACATCAATTTTGGAGCGGAAAGAATTGTCCGGCCATTATGATAAAGAATAATGCGTGGGAGCCATTTTTACAGGGAACGAAAGCTTATTATGATGCGAATCATAAAGATGATATAACTGGCGGTTGGTATGAAGCTGATATTCGTGAATTAGATAAAAGAGGTATTATGGTTGGAGACGGAAAGGGTTCTTACTGGCCAGAACGTCTTGTAACACGTGGTGAATTTGCGAATTTAGTTTCAAGATCATTGCAATTACCAGAGGGGAAATCGAATTTCAAAGATTTAAACACAGCACATCCATCGTTAGTAGATGGTATTAATCGTGCAGCTAGTGCTGGGATTATAAGTGGACGAGGAAATGATATATTTGCTCCTAATGATACGATTAAACGTGATGAAGCTGTCATTATGATTGACCGTGCATTGCAATACAAAAATATTAAAGGTAATTTAGTTCCATTACCATTTACGGATCAAAATTTAGCGTATGATAAACAGGCGGTTCAACGTGTTTATGGATTAGGTATTGTAAAAGGGAATGAGAATAATGAGTTTATGCCAAAAGGTTCTGCAACACGTGGAGAATCGGCAGCATTTATTAATAGAATGTTAAAAGTAATAGAGAAGTAA
- a CDS encoding BC1881 family protein, with product MKAIPTDVLSKELMEREGVISITVKEFEKIEVAGVVVSGPAVILINQD from the coding sequence GTGAAAGCGATACCGACTGATGTCCTGAGTAAGGAATTGATGGAAAGAGAAGGGGTTATATCTATTACAGTGAAGGAATTTGAAAAGATAGAAGTGGCCGGGGTTGTTGTCTCTGGACCAGCTGTAATTTTGATTAATCAAGATTAA